A window of Seriola aureovittata isolate HTS-2021-v1 ecotype China chromosome 17, ASM2101889v1, whole genome shotgun sequence genomic DNA:
tttatatttatatttatattcatattcatattcatattcatcataTGCTACATGATTGAGCTAATGTTCACCGTTAGCTGCTGTTGGTTGTTGCTTGTAGCCGACGCTACAACCTTTATTCTAAAATCATCAGATCATCGGTCGAGACTACAGACGAGTTTCAACAGACACCAgagaaatataataaacaaactgtctgtgtgtgattgcataattttacacttttatagAGTGGCCATTCTATCCtcctggcttttattttgaaatatttacccTTACATCCATCCTTTCTTTATTCTTCAACTTGTCAAAATCCAAATTGGGCCATTTCTTCCCATTTGAcgttcttgtttttcattttttttaaatctgagaacagaaacataaaaaaggttttttcatttttggtttaaaacaaaaagcgACCATCCTCAATGTACACCATTCTCTTTCACCCCTAAAGGCTTGCATTTCAGAGTTTAACCAATTCATTCAGTTCGTTTGCAGAGGTGGAGTAAATAAGTGTGATGATGAACTTTTACAGACAATCAATAGAAAACCatcttgcttttatttattttaattaactaattaatgtGCTCTGgaaataaagttgacttgacATCAGAAATACAAATGTAGCTAGATAATGAAGACTGGAAAAGGCCTAAATACAAAGGATTACAGTAGTCCAGTGGAGTTGTGATGAAGGCGTGGATTACTTTCTCCATATCATGGAAGGACAGAAGTGTGGAAATGGTTCTTGACCGATAGAAACAATTTTTAACAACAGAGGTGATGTGTTTAGTGTGAGGTACAGCTGTGAATCATCAGCATAGAAATGACAGGAGCTGTTAGACTTTCTAATGGTGTTTCCAAGAGGGAGCATGTGATCTCTGTGACGTTACAGGGACCGTCGGTCTCTCCTGATCACTGTGACCAGAGGGGTTTGGTGAATGAGGTGGTGATGTCTTTCATACCACATCTATATCAGTTACCACATCCTGAACGCTGAGCACAACCTGTCCCCACAGGATGATGTCATCTCCCCCTCCTCTACatcagaggatgatgatgagaagaagcagaagaagctgAACAGGAAGAAGATCAAAAGAAAGATCTCGAAGTTCTTCAGGTTGAAGTTGGAGAAGGACAAAGAGGGGCATGGATCTAAGAAACCCACCACACTGTCATTTAGCAAAGACCCGGAACCTGAGACCATCGTCTCTCCCAGTAAGATCCTAAAATTTAATCTGCACACTATAATATTCTGGACTCTGAAGCcaaagtgttattttttttacaacctgtgttttgtctgcatgtgaacacactgacacagctaCAACAGAGAGTTAAATGAAGGTTTATATCTCATGTCACTTGTAATGTTGTGCTGAACGTAGACCACCCACCTGAGTTCTACGATGAGGTGGCTGAGAAGCTGGAGAAGATCGCCCAGAGGTCCACCAGCATGAAGAGACCCAGCCCCCCAGCCCGGCCTCCCCCAGGtaaatatagacacacacacatgcatgcacgcacacacagtctctctctctctctctctctctctctctctctctctcactctcactctgtttagccactatacatttttaatggagCTATATGTAGgttttgctacatagctaatgttagcattagcagctgtttacttgctgagttcagcatcaaaccctcttgttttgcttctatttctatcacgtGTTTTCTTCTGCTAAAGTTCTAACCTGATGTCCTGTGAAGCTGTTGGCAGGTGACCTTCACCTCCACATGCTcccagcagagaaaacttaaatATAGCACCTTTACCAGGTGGGAGTAAAACCAGCTGCTGCATACCCAATTGTCCCactggggacaaataaagtgattgatggatggatggatggatggatggatggatgcagcATGGACAGGGCTATAGTCAGACTCAGAATATGAGTGTTGTATATCAGTGGTGTGGTGTGTCGTGTAGGACTGTGACATATACAGAGATGATCGGTAAAGAGTTGAGTGAGGAAAAGTACATGAACAACAACTTCACTAAAGGACTAAAGGTGTCCATTTACATCATGTGTAAATCAGACTTTTCAGACTGTCAGACAGATTGTCCCTCGTCAAGGTAAGAACACGGAGGGCAGGTGTGGATACATACCTGCTACTGAGGTGTTAACACTTGTATTCACAGGCTGACACCAGTGAGTGGCCTTGAGGCTAAGAGCTGTACGGCCCACTCCCAGTGACTGTGTgtcacacttctctctctcagcagtgtGTGATAAAGAGGCCGTGGTGCAGCAGCTGGTTCAGGTGCTCTCTGTGGAGGGAGACTCCATCAACACTAAGGTGGGTACGCCTACACACAGGCCCAGATAAACATGCGGTACACTTCAAGACAGTGAGagctttcctgtgtgtgtgttcacctgtgttcaTGTGTAACCTGGCTCCATGCTATTCTCCTCACAGATCCAGTCAGACCCCTTCCTGCGCTCCAGCCTCACTCGTCTCTCTTACGCGTCGTTTGCCAAACTTCTGGACACTTTCAGCAGCCGTCAGGTGTCTGAGGCTCCACCCCTGGCGCCGTCGGCCAGTCCGACGCTGCGACGCATGGCCATCACCATGGAGGTGTCACGGCGGATAGTGACGGCCACAGGAACCGTGCGCATGCAGGGCTACGCAGAGTGCTACATGGAGACCTTCGCCCCCTGGGTGAAGAATCAGGGCGGATGGGTGAGTGATTCAAGATGAGTCCATCAAAGATATCTGTCATATTAAGTGTATTCAAATAATGCTACATGGCAAATGTAGCTCTaattctgctgctctgctttgtGACTTGCTCTGCTCGGTGATGATGATTTGAAGACTCCTGATGAAGATCTCTGGTAGATAGATAGAACATTACTCAGttgaaatgtgtcatttctgtGGAGTGCATGATGGTCCAGCTAGAGCTTCAGACCTCCGACACTGATGACTCAAGAGAGAGGGGGACTAGACTGTGAAAGATATGCTGCTGGAAGCATGTCAGAAATCTGACCGGTCATTGACATAATGGATTCCCTAGCCCCTGACCCTAACCTTAACTCTACCCCTCACCTAAACCTAATCCTTACTCCAGAGCCGGACAGTAACTCAGTACATTTGCTGGAGTACTGTAATATTTGCAGTATCTGTTCTCTACTTGAgtagtatttttctttttgtaaacctctgacttttactccactacacttaaagacaaatattgttcTATTGTTCtgcaggttctacagtcagtcagtcagtcagtcagtcagtcaggcagtCAGACAGTgagtaggttgtttcagagtcattaggttctgtaaatgtggactttgtccacctctggcTAACTCTTAAACCAAGTCACTGCACTAATCAAAATCTGACAAACTCACCATGTGCATTCCTCATCCCCCCTGAACCTACCTATTCCTTATCTGCTcccattttgtcacattttttgaACATATTTTAATATCTATCTGTACATACTCTGCTATACTGCTattgctttactatattatttatctattatttatcttttgtaaATCTttagtatttgatattttcattttgcatttcttctGTACTGTCCACTTTGGTGCTGTAACACTGCCGGACTGATAAAGGAAGGAATCTTATcttattttaaatcttaatcctcaaacagacatttaaactTACTCGCgcattttggtccccacaaagctgtTGGACCCCTCAAGTATAGAGGGCTCCTGGGTTTCAGACCCATGAATATAGTaaagcaagcacacacacacacacacacacacacacacacacacacacacacacacacacacacacacacacacacacacacacacacacacacacatgacatgaGCCATGACAGGGACAACAACATGTGACAAAACCACCAGGTTCAGAACTGGACGACAATGGACCAGGACTGAGATCCTTTTTACTTCTCTATGTCTAAAACACCCTTATTCAAGTGGCCGAGTAAAGAAACCATGAAGAGTGATGTGGATTTACATGTTTATCAGagttatatttgtttatgtatttatattatatttgccAGAGTTTATTTAAGatgatttttcatgtttaaagtCTAAATTAATTTAGATTAATTGTGATCATAATTCTAATTCTTATTAGATCAAAGAAACCACTGTGGAGAAACTGGTCTgagaatcaaatcaaatcatgaaCCAGATCAGAAACTGCcctcctcagtgtcctcagtgtgacCACGGTCTGGACCACAtccagatgatgatgaatgaggAACCTTGCACTTACCTCTAACAGTATATGATGATCTTTATTCTCACTTCTTTGACTTCACCTCCAGGAGAACGTGGTGGATCTGGATGAGTCTGTGGAGTATGACTAAGTTCTCAGAGAGACCAGGTGTCTGATCAACTCTGAACTCTGGATCATCCGGTGAAGAGACGGACCTCGCTCTGATTTCCCACCTGTGAAAAGACTAGGTTCCAGAGGCCTCTTTGATTTCTGATGATCTGGGATCAGAAAGTACTTTGGCCACAGGTTTACAGATTTTACCcagtcagaagaagaagaagctgtttgATTGTTGTCAGTCACTGTGAGAGTGACAGCAGCTTGTACTGGTGCTCTGAGTGTTTGTAGTGGATGGTTTACATCAACGAACAcaccttttgtcttttgtcagtAACAGACAGAATGAAGCAGGTTTGTTGTATTAGTGTCACAGACTGACATAAAATAGTGCAACATAATACAACACTTCCTGAAACCAGTTGATTCATATTGgacaaaagtgaaaatgtcaacTCAGATTCTGAGTTTTTATCTGATTTTAAGAAGATGTTTGGTTGGAAGAGTCAATAGACAAACAAGCAATTTTAATGCTGGTGACATCACAGTTCTCATACTCACTGTCTCCCATTCCTGACCAAGGGAGGCAGTAGACTGACATGTCATAGACCATATTCACATGGtggccattttcctctgacgtCAAGCTAAGCCTTAAACACTTTAATGtctctgaaaaaaaatcctgagcGAGAACAGCGAGATGGTCGAAAAATCAGATTGACAGATGGGCAGATGAAGTTGCCAGATGTTGAAGGTAACTGGAAACATTGTAGTTTAATGCTAGGCTTGTAAACGTGAAGTTTGCAattaacataaatgtaaatgttactgCACTAAAGTTGTCAGATGACAAATGAATCCACCGGCTTGTGCAAACGTTGAACATGTTATATGGTTTCATAATCAACCTGCACCGATGATACAGTAATACGACGGTGAAACTGCTAACGTAACCGGTTGAACAGATAGCAAGGTGGCTAACGTTACATTACAAACTTGATTACATGCAGTGTGTTTTACTTCCAGGCTGAACTAAACGTGTCTGAGATCTGCATTGatatttaagttgttttttttaagttcctTTTTTGGGCTTTTAATGCCTTTAGTCTAGAttcagtgaaagagagacaggaaagttggggggcgagagagagagggaagggccATGGCCGCTGCAGTAAGGACTAAGCCTTAATGCTGCTCGCTCTACCAGCTGAGCCACTGAGGCTAATAAATTCATTTCTTTCCTATTGAAGCATGTAGCACTATCAAACAGTAATGTTAGCCAAGAAGTGGTTGAATGCTAGCGTTAGCAGTTGTCTAACAGTAGCCAAAAGGTTatcaaatatgttgttttacCTTGAAATATTGGCCAGCGTCCCTCCAGATTTTCATTGTCCATCGTCTTTTCTGTTGTTCATCGATGGGGAAGGAGGAAAATGGCCACAGTGTGAATATGGTCTATGGCGTCACTGGCTGAGACTGTGCAGCTTTCAGAGGCTACATTCAGCCTCCAAGAACCTGGATCAGTCAGTGGTACTGATGCAGTGACAAAGAGCTGATCCCAAAACAGCTTCCCACACATAAACacctttactttttttattgttgttgtttgttaaatctgcaacaacaacaacttcttgAGACACACTGACTGATCATGTGTTTGGTccacatctggctctttagctgcaaaatgctccactatgttcaccagatGTTGCAGCTGAAGATGAAGCTATGAGAGCAGAGAGCGTGAAGcggaacagaaaacagaaaaacactgagctgactCACTGTACAGATGAGGGAAGCTGCTGATGATTCTCTGGAGCTTCACCACTACCACTAGCTCCTGAACATTGTCATTGAtacgttgttattattattataaaaaatattgattatagcttcTTTAAAGGTGCAGTCTGTTATGTAATGTAAACCAAAGGCTTCCAAAACTGCAACCAGCTGATTGAAACAAGTTCACTGATACACAGAACAACTGTAAACACCAGGGTGTTTctattgtttatttatagtttatttatagttttacatTCAGGTTTGAAAATAATATGAACACACgtgtactttatattttatgtatatatgatattttctgtttgttcttaCTGAATCGATGATCAGATACAGGTTCAGACGGACTGTAATGACTTCCTCTGAATACACCTGGATCTGAATAAAAGGAGAACTGtgttcttttttacttttagttcaactgtatttgtatttagtTTCACTTTGACATGAGAGAAAGAACATCTCTTATCTCATCCTCATCTCTAAGAATGAATGGAGCTAGGAGAAGTAGGGACAGAAACAACATTTAGCCATTC
This region includes:
- the bcl2l12 gene encoding uncharacterized protein bcl2l12 isoform X2, producing MSESAGRCASVSSVSSISLVEVKAETHLVLQAFLHRTLSTPVKERPGRVGGAYTDFNKYSCIPQPKAKDGGDSQTEDVSSSDEKKSGFKDFIKQLPRRNTSRSSAKDPKGSLDRDSPAKPPLLRDQAEDDVISPSSTSEDDDEKKQKKLNRKKIKRKISKFFRLKLEKDKEGHGSKKPTTLSFSKDPEPETIVSPNHPPEFYDEVAEKLEKIAQRSTSMKRPSPPARPPPVCDKEAVVQQLVQVLSVEGDSINTKIQSDPFLRSSLTRLSYASFAKLLDTFSSRQVSEAPPLAPSASPTLRRMAITMEVSRRIVTATGTVRMQGYAECYMETFAPWVKNQGGWENVVDLDESVEYD
- the bcl2l12 gene encoding uncharacterized protein bcl2l12 isoform X1 → MSESAGRCASVSSVSSISLVEVKAETHLVLQAFLHRTLSTPVKERPGRVGGAYTDFNKYSCIPQPKAKDGGDSQTEDVSSSDEKKSGFKDFIKQLPRRNTSRSSAKDPKGSLDRDSPAKPPLLRDQAEDDVISPSSTSEDDDEKKQKKLNRKKIKRKISKFFRLKLEKDKEGHGSKKPTTLSFSKDPEPETIVSPNHPPEFYDEVAEKLEKIAQRSTSMKRPSPPARPPPAVCDKEAVVQQLVQVLSVEGDSINTKIQSDPFLRSSLTRLSYASFAKLLDTFSSRQVSEAPPLAPSASPTLRRMAITMEVSRRIVTATGTVRMQGYAECYMETFAPWVKNQGGWENVVDLDESVEYD